The genome window TAATTACAATCgtacaaaattaaatcgaCGTATTTACTAGTGATATAACAGTATTGTGAATGAAGAAAAAAGcatttacataataaatagatatagttCAATCTATTATTATGGTACACACATGGCGGTTTATAGGTACGTAATCTTTCCTCCTACGAGgatgatattaataatttttaacagaacgttacatactgattaaaaaagaattatctaTGCTTATTCTACTCAGTTTGTAGAGAATTctttaatactttattttctctcatcttttcataatttcaacAGCACTTGATAAAACTTTTCGCGACAATAAATACGTTCGATTTGCGACAATAAATCTAGACGGAGATTCGGTAAGTTTCAACACGTTACCGTTCAAAGTacgtttataaattatttacataacgACAATATTCTATTCTTTGAAACAAGAATCATTTTGTACAAAAGAATCTATTAACAAAATAACCAATTTAAATTTACACGTatcttcaaaaaaaaaaaaaaaaaaaaaaaattatattaacacCTGAGCAGGTATCATCAacttatacaaaatatcgatGTCTTTGGAAGTACAGAATTCGTTTCCAAATAATACGTTGATCGAAATGATACATGTTAAACAAGACTGGCTGTTCCGATATTAATAACGCAATTATCGGCACCGCGTTCGTAGACCGTAAGATCATGGTTCCTCGGTTGTTCTAACAGTGCAGCCAGTTGTTCTCCACTGGAGAATGCGTTTGGTGAGGTCGGAAGAATTACGTCGCACTCTAATTGACCTAAAAGAGCAAATAACAGAACAAGTTATAAGAAAtagagtaaaaaataaaatgtaaaaaagtataacaagatatgtaatatattaaaatgacaCGATGGTTAATATCTTTACCTGATAACGAAGGTGAAGCACCTTTGCTAGAACCGTACATGCGAGTGCTATATCCAGAATCATTATGCGCGTCATGCAAAGGCGGTGTCGGGCTATAAACCGCATTACGGGACCTATATGGCATTCTGGCGATACTGTCGTAATGCACGTGCTCTGATATCACTCCTTTTCCAGAAATTCCGCCGCTTAATGCTTCCGGTTGCTCGTCCTCGTCTCCCTCGCTACTCTCGCTGTCATTGCCTACATTTCAACATGataaattactataaaaaCGATTTATCGCTATCGTCGACTAACTTATTGTCGACAAATTTATTCGTCAAATCGGTCACATACATAGAAATGTTATAGACAAAGATAACAAAAATTGAGTTTAACTAGTTTCTTAAGGACTTTAGAAAAAATTCGTCAAAGTGTTTGCTATCGATTGAAAGTGCATGGTAAAGTAGCTTCACCTTCGCCACGCCAGCTGTTTCCTACACCACCTTGTGGTTGGACTCTTTGATTTTGAGAACACTGACTGTGCTCTGGACTGGTGGGTTCGCTGCTTCCGGAACGCGGGCCCCTCCAACCGTTATGCATGCCAGGTACTTGTTGAAATCGCTTAATCATCTCGTGCACGCTGCGTCGCCCCGAAGATTTCCACTCGTTCGACGCGTCCTCGTTCTTTCGCGTCGCGCTACTTTCGTCCTGGCACGAATTTATGCCGTGATCTCGAGATGAAAGATCCTGCTGACAGTTTCTTAGTTTAAAACAAGCGTATAAGTACGAAGATATCGCTTACAGAggctataaaaaaatatttgcacactAACGTACGTAACAGTACCGTCGTACCGAATCCAAACATTTCATACCACGAAGATGAAACGTAGAATCTGATAAAAACCACTTGGAAATAAGCGCGCGTGTGCCAATACTTTTCGTAGCCGTTGATCGAACGTTACATAAAGGCATTGGTTACGTTACATCACCAATCCGCTTTATTACCATTTTATCTTCCATCTTACCACGTTCATAATCTGAACGACTCGATGAAAAAAGAAGGTAGATAAAACAATTAGCTGTGCCTGTAATACATACATCGCGCCGTTAAAATTCTCAGAAAGAATCTAAACACTAGAGGGATCGATCCTATCTTCTGGTCGTAAACGGGACCCATGTACCATCCGCAACGTGTCATTAGAGTCTTGCAGCTTAATCAACACCTTCGTGAACGCTTAGCGTAGCTAATAAAAAGAACCACCGGTTACACACTCACGCGTTGCTGATGGACCTGTTGTCTGGATCCGATCGACGGCGAAGAGGCGGCGCCTAGCGGCGAGCTACGATCCTGTTTGATTACGCCGTCGAAGGTTTCGTTCAATCTGGCAGGCACGTCGAGTACCCTCAGCGTTGACCTCGAGACACCAGAACCGGACGGTAGGTCCCTCATGGACTTGCTGAGTCGCGGTATAGCAGGAATATCAAGATCGTCGAGGCTACCTCGATGAATCGGTGTCTCTCCCGGGATCTCGAAGCTTCTATCGTGAGGTCTGTCGTCCAGCAGATCCTCCAGAGACCTGGCACGAGCAGGTGGGAACTGTTGATCGTTGTTGAACGTGGCTTTAGCCGGTCTTTCGCTGTGTCTTCCCTTTCCACCTCTCGAAAGACGTTGCTGAAGATGCATGTGCCTCTCGTCGCACCTAGACCTTTCCGCCGCCACGCATCTCGTCAATTCCGAGATTTGCCCTCTGGTCCTCCTCTCCAAATTCGCCACCTTCAAGTCCAATCTCTCGTGCGCCTGATCTATATGAGCCTTCAACTCAGCCTTGTCCCTCTCCAATTTGGCCTCCATGTGCCTGAAGAACGGGGCACAGTAGCACGTGTATCCCACTCCCACCGGACCCTTTCTGATGTTTCCAGCCAGGTCCAAATAGTACTGTTCGCCACGGCCTAGTGGATCCGGTGGCAGGGAATCCAAACGCGGCTGAGGAAACGCTTCCGGATCGGGATAGTAGTGGCAACCGTACGGTGACCACTGTCTGCCCATCACGGCCTTCTCGAAGTGCACCTTGTTCTGCTTGGCGGACGATTTgtgcttctttttctccttcttcgtgCAACTATCCCTGCTGCCGCTGGTCCCACTACCGGTCttctctcgcttcttctcGTTCTTGCTGCTGCTCTTCCCGTCGACCTTGTCCAGAGTCGCCGGCGTACTCTCCTCCTCGCGACTCTTGCTCCGCGTTCTGCTCTTGCTTCGCGCTTTACCGATTATCTCCAATATCTCTTGCAGGTTCTTGCGCCTGGCGATGTCCTTCGCGGTCTCCCCCTGCTTGTTCCGCAGGCTACGGTCGCAGCCAGCCTCCAGCAGGATCCTCGTCAGCTTCCGACGTCCCATGGCCGCCGCGATGTGCAGCGCCGTGTCGCCGTTCTGCGTTTAGAAACGATCGTTAGTCCTCGCACAAGCCGTCTCTTACCATGGGCATGGGGTTTTTACTCGTGTTTTAGTCGCTTTATCGGCGGATGCTTCTCTCAGATACCAGAGACTCGCACGATCGATGCGCGCAGATACGACGATGATCGTTCGACACagacttttctttttcgtgtttCTCGGATGGACTTTGATCGTGGAATATCCAAGTGGGAAGGGGCAGATAGAGATCTATGGGATAAGAAGGGTATCGCGCCAAAGCTTGACCTTgggtatttataaaattaaagaagattcTAGAAACAATGGAAGAGTACGGGAGGAAAGTACGACCACGCGTACAACCTCCTCGCTTTAGGCTACgcgagaaaagagaaacttAGAACGACGTGGCAAGCGTTTCAAATTGTTACTTACTTTATTCTGATCCGATACTCGACAAAGCGCAGAGATCAAAATCCTCGTCACTCCGGCGTGTCCGTACCTGGCAGACGTATGCAACGGTGTGTCTCCGTACTGAAAAATCGCAAGTCTGTTAAAATCACCTACAAGTTTCGCTACACTCGCTCTGACAGACTTCCAAAATCGAACAACGTTTTTAACAAACGCGTACAATGATTTTTTGCTGTTTCCCACGAGTACACTCGTCGTAGCTTACTCTTCGCGACACGTTTTAGGCACGCGCTTTTCAAACAAGTCTCAACTGGCTAAAAACCTAACTATCTCATATTCCATTCAATTCAATTCCCCTATATTAAACGATCgaacttttttttaatcaaccACCTCACCAATTAATTCCCGTGCGCGAAAGGAAACACGACGAAAGCGTATTTGAAGGCGCGTTAAAGTTAGCGAACTTGGAAAGGCCGAAAGGAGGAGGTACACGTACGGAAGCAAGCAAGCAACGAAGAGGAAACAAAGGGAAGAAATCGAAGCTGTTACTCACGTTGTTTTGAAGGTCGGGATTGCATCCGGCCAGCAGGAGTTCGCGGCAGCTTTGGTTGTGGCCATTTTGGCAGGCGAGGTGGAGCGGCGCGAATCCAGCCAGATTTCTCGCGTGTAGAGGTGCTCGTTGGGTGCCAAGGGCCTTCGCCAGGGCGGCAACCGTCCTGCTGTATCCGCGCCACGACGCCTCGTGCAACGCTGAATTTCCATGCTGAAACACGCGTCGATCGATTGACGAAGTCGAACGAAATACGAACGTGGCTCGAAGACGATACCGATCGATCAAAGCTTGTCCGCGCTTGTCGGTGGGACTGGATCAACAGGACGAGGGGATACGAGCcgggaaaagggaaaaagaagcaAAGGATTATTTACTGTTGATATAGACAGGCGCGGCGGTCTCTTCGTCGTATCGGATACGAAATCGGGCAAAACGACGACAGATCGTTAATCACCGTTTCAACTGTGTTCCTCACCGATTCGTAGCTATCTGTCCGACCACTGGTAATGACGATTAATTGATTTACTTTGCCGAGAAACGCTGGAACCGACGGTCGGAGCTTGACGAAGCTCGGGTGCAACGCATACATCGTatcttcttcttatttattCTACCAGAGATATATCCCGGCATAATTTATTCGCAGTCGTTTAGCTCTGTTTTCGACGTATCGATAATGCGCGACTGGTTCGGTGAATCACGATTTGCCAGCGATTTAAGGGCGTCGATTTTTAGGAGTATCGCGAACACAAGTTCACGGACAACGATGAATTTATGAAACGTCGAACCGATCGATTCGCCTTAACGCGATGCTCGATCGAATCTTAACGATCAATTACACGACAGCGTAGGAAAACCAGTATCGATGGAAACTTTGTTTTTAGAAGAAACAGAATTCGATAACGCAATTGAATCGGAAGAATcgcgtataaaatatcgcgttgACCGTGGATGGTTTGAGCTAACGACTCGATTTACAGGTCCAGTTATTTCCTTACAAGCTTCGAAGGATCGGCACATACTTTACAACCTGGTCATTTCCCTTCGCCGTTCCACTGTATTCCGAGCGATAAAACTATATTTGCAGGCTGGTAAACATGTCAATCGCGGAGTTAAAGCGTGTAGGAACGCGTAAACGTTCAGAAGGGAAAACCAGCTAAATGGAGACGTGAAATCTCGAACGTGGCTCGAGCAATCCGGCCAAGTTTATCGTGGGCGGTTCCCTTCAGGGTGGGTAGTGTCGCGCGCTGCGTCACAAAATGCCTATTCAATTTAGATCAGCTCTGTACGCGCTACGTTCCGTTCGCCACTCGTTCGGATAAACGTCCAAGATATGCCATTTTGCGAATTCGCGTATCGAAACGCGGTGCTGTGTCGCATCGTTTCCCCCATCTTTAAACGATGCGTTAAAATCTATAGCGaagaatattgtaaaaaaaaaaaaaaaaaaaaaataatcacGCGACAAGAAAGCCACCGATCGCGTAACTGTATTTTACAGTCTTCTGATCCTGCGTTTTACACTCTTTTTAGTAGCAGTTTGCTCTCGagcgtattttatatttggtaATCTTTGGACCGAAGGATCGAGATCGAAATTCGAGTTCAAATTAGATTTCGTCGAATCGAGTGTCATAATCCGTGTTACGAATGGCTCGATATTATGGCAAGGACGTAAATGAATATCGTTAGTGGTTGATGAGAAAATTAAACGCGGCTGTCTTCTTCAATTTAATGGCAGACGTTATAGCTCGGCTTTAATTCTACTTTCATCTGAAACGAGAAGATcgaaatctataaaataaacaggATGGTctgaacgaagaagaagaatgaaaaaattggAACATTCAAGGGCTTTCTTTTCTCTGtatggaaaattaattcgaacgaATCTGAGAATAGATCCGTCGTCTCTCTTTCTGGCTCGTTAAAACGAGATaacgaatttaatttcatcggCGCGATACGAAAATTATATAGCTTTATCGAGATACACTTTCGTCGCTGTATATTTAATCATTTACGCTCGATAACTTTGATATAAACGCTAAATGTTTCTCTTCCGACCCTTTGCGATAGCACGCGACTCGCCAGTTACCGTACCCGTTTCCCACTACTTCTCGTTTTATCATTGTTCCGTTGCTTCGCCATCGTGCAATCAATTTATAGCAGTCATTAGCCCTTGGTACCTTCATTAGAATGAAAAACTGCAATCTATCGTAACTTTTTTTCTCATTAGCCAAGCAAAATCTTGTTAGGTAGAGTTGAAGATACGTaagaaaatcgaaagaaaagacTCTAGTCGTTATTTTCCCTCCAcgcgaaaagaggaaaaatctGCAAAAACTACGCAACCTTAACGGTTATcctacgaaataaaaatatcttcacCGTTTCGAGAAAGACATTAACGTAAGTAATCTTGCTACGGACCGTATTTTTTTATCAGAAAACCTATGTATGTGTAATTTGCTTCTAATTCcgatatacgtacgtacgtagaAACGAAATGGCCTATAACTACGTTGTTAAATTCTTTGCGCGAAACTCGCGCGGCGTGCACACCTCGCGATATTCCCGGCCTCGATTTTCTGCTTTTGCACGGACAATTTGCCGCTGGTGTCCCGCGGCGAAACACCCAGCCCACGTATCGGTTTCACGCAGTGACGTCAATGATCGCAACACAGCCGTCTCGCCATCACGTTTTTCCCGTCGTTTCCAcgaaaacgagagaaagaaatttccGCGAGGTCTTCGAGGATGAATCTCACGCGTCGACCAACGACCGTTTCTCGTGCTTGTTCGCCCCTTGCTGGGTTAAAGTTGAACCTTCTGATACCATATTTACCGATGACTGGCTCGCACGCGATGCGTTCGCGTGTACTTCGCGGTAAGCGATTTAGAGAAACGGAGGAGGCTGCGGGTAAAAGTCGCAAAGAGAACGATGGCACGTTAATCGACAGGTAACTGTACGCGGCtattatcgtaaaaatattggaattaACTTGTTAAATGGTCAAGGGATACTCTCACGGCAGGTACAGACGTAGCACATTGGCAAATACAAATATCACTTggtaatttcgaaatttcagcCATTGGAATTTACAAATACGCGTTGCTCTTCCTTCTAAACAAATTGAATCGTACAGCCGATTCGAAACGAGttggaaaaatacaattacgaaaaagaaggaaggaaggaaggaaaataGCAACACTATCCGTACGAAACACGAAGCTATAACACGGTAGCGAGACAGCTCGCTACCGTGAAACACCGACGAGAATTCGCCGATAACCGTACAGCTAATACCAACTACGGACAGGAGTTCGTTAAATGCATCAGGTTCTAAATCACTACGACAGAAGACAGCGCGTACGCGAACGTCTCTGTTCACCGATGGATATGTACACTTAGCGCGGCTTCCTCATTCACGTCATCTCACAATCGTATTCAATCGTACACAGCGAACGATACTCGAGGAAAATGAATTTCCTCCTGTTTTCGTCGGAAGAAACAGCACCGAGCTACGTGATAATAATAGCCGGTGGTTGCCACCATAGCTTCGtatgatttattatatatttatccaGGCTATTGAACCCTCTCGCAGACAATTTCTCTGTGCTCCCTAGCCAGTCCGGTGTCTTCTTCTTGCTTTCGCTGTTCTAGGCCTTCGCGTTGACCCTGAAAGGCGCGATCACGACGCGCCTCGTCGGCCAAGCCAACGTCGATAGCTATATACCTGGTGGACAACGACGCTAGCAGGATGGGTCAAGCGTGGCCTTTCGAGGCGACTGCTCCAAGGGTCATCACGATGCTATCGCTCAACCGGAGGAAGAGAACGTTGTTCGTCGAAGCGCGTGGACGTACGTGCACGCTCACGGACCTCCGGAGGACTCGGAAGTCGCCGCCAGAACCGCCATGCATCATCCCATTTTTTCCTCTCGCCGATCGTACCTCGATGCATTGTCTTCTGTTCGCGTCAGGGTGGTTCTCAAGGAGAATCGAGGGTTCGTTAGTTCGGGGTGGATCGGCGAGTTTCTCGTCAGAGAAAGAAGTAAGTGGATTTTGTTAGTTGGGCGGCTCTTGTAGATTCGGACTAATTAGATTGCCACAATTGTTTCTTCAGAAGCATCGGAAtagctttttttcttttttttttttttttagagaaatttcGTGGATCCGCAACGACGCGTCCTTTGGAATTCGAACGATTCTCTATAGAGCGTCGAGTCGTCCGACGAAAAATTGTTTAGAATGCAACAAGCTGGTAGACGTTGCGTAGAGCAATTTGTAAGACCATTGTCATTTTCGTATCATACGAGTCGAACAGCCCCGAGGAGCACATGCATAATGTATTGTCATGGTGACTGCATCCAGAGCGAGATCGTGTCGGAATGTAACCTGTAAGAATTTCCTGTACCGTTCGCGATGATTATCGAGAAGCGTGTTCATGTTGATGTAAGCGAAGAGAATTTCGCCAACACCTACGTAACAACGAATCTTGCTCGAGTTTCTCTCGAATTTTATCCTACACCGTCGAAAGCGTATCCTTATCGTCTGAATATTAGGACATCGTTCGTAGAATTATCTCGTACGTTTATCTATGATTCTTCCAACCAGACTCTTTCACGCAACTCTTCGGTATCTTTTCGATCAGGAATACAAGAGATTCGTAGAATAGGATTTTGTGTATGTTTCTCAAAGACCGGAATAGAAAGTATTTTTCAACAGTCGACGTAATTAATCGACGTCGTGATCATCGattacgtttcatttttcttcgtgaTTCGCGCGCATCTTTTTAGAAAGAAGATGAATTCAAAAGGCATCGGCATCTATTACCAGGCTGGTGTCATCAACGGTCTCGAGCAGTATCCTATTACCTGCTCGTCAGTTCCTATGTTCCTTAGAACATTACACCTTTATTCCGTCAAGACCATCCATCTATCAGGACATGTTATGCGTAACAACCAGCGAACTTCATCAAAATCT of Bombus fervidus isolate BK054 chromosome 16, iyBomFerv1, whole genome shotgun sequence contains these proteins:
- the Dgo gene encoding ankyrin repeat domain containing protein 6 diego isoform X2 is translated as MAEKLREAAARGDVARVARLLDEDIKPLPDENGRSPLLLAAAGGHVDVCETLLLREIDVNAADNTGVTALQRTATEGHLEVVELLLKHGGDVARQDNVHGNSALHEASWRGYSRTVAALAKALGTQRAPLHARNLAGFAPLHLACQNGHNQSCRELLLAGCNPDLQNNYGDTPLHTSARYGHAGVTRILISALCRVSDQNKNGDTALHIAAAMGRRKLTRILLEAGCDRSLRNKQGETAKDIARRKNLQEILEIIGKARSKSRTRSKSREEESTPATLDKVDGKSSSKNEKKREKTGSGTSGSRDSCTKKEKKKHKSSAKQNKVHFEKAVMGRQWSPYGCHYYPDPEAFPQPRLDSLPPDPLGRGEQYYLDLAGNIRKGPVGVGYTCYCAPFFRHMEAKLERDKAELKAHIDQAHERLDLKVANLERRTRGQISELTRCVAAERSRCDERHMHLQQRLSRGGKGRHSERPAKATFNNDQQFPPARARSLEDLLDDRPHDRSFEIPGETPIHRGSLDDLDIPAIPRLSKSMRDLPSGSGVSRSTLRVLDVPARLNETFDGVIKQDRSSPLGAASSPSIGSRQQVHQQRDLSSRDHGINSCQDESSATRKNEDASNEWKSSGRRSVHEMIKRFQQVPGMHNGWRGPRSGSSEPTSPEHSQCSQNQRVQPQGGVGNSWRGEGNDSESSEGDEDEQPEALSGGISGKGVISEHVHYDSIARMPYRSRNAVYSPTPPLHDAHNDSGYSTRMYGSSKGASPSLSGQLECDVILPTSPNAFSSGEQLAALLEQPRNHDLTVYERGADNCVINIGTASLV
- the Dgo gene encoding ankyrin repeat domain containing protein 6 diego isoform X3; amino-acid sequence: MAEKLREAAARGDVARVARLLDEDIKPLPDENGRSPLLLAAAGGHVDVCETLLLREIDVNAADNTGVTALQRTATEGHLEVVELLLKHGGDVARQDNVHGNSALHEASWRGYSRTVAALAKALGTQRAPLHARNLAGFAPLHLACQNGHNQSCRELLLAGCNPDLQNNNGDTALHIAAAMGRRKLTRILLEAGCDRSLRNKQGETAKDIARRKNLQEILEIIGKARSKSRTRSKSREEESTPATLDKVDGKSSSKNEKKREKTGSGTSGSRDSCTKKEKKKHKSSAKQNKVHFEKAVMGRQWSPYGCHYYPDPEAFPQPRLDSLPPDPLGRGEQYYLDLAGNIRKGPVGVGYTCYCAPFFRHMEAKLERDKAELKAHIDQAHERLDLKVANLERRTRGQISELTRCVAAERSRCDERHMHLQQRLSRGGKGRHSERPAKATFNNDQQFPPARARSLEDLLDDRPHDRSFEIPGETPIHRGSLDDLDIPAIPRLSKSMRDLPSGSGVSRSTLRVLDVPARLNETFDGVIKQDRSSPLGAASSPSIGSRQQVHQQRQDLSSRDHGINSCQDESSATRKNEDASNEWKSSGRRSVHEMIKRFQQVPGMHNGWRGPRSGSSEPTSPEHSQCSQNQRVQPQGGVGNSWRGEGNDSESSEGDEDEQPEALSGGISGKGVISEHVHYDSIARMPYRSRNAVYSPTPPLHDAHNDSGYSTRMYGSSKGASPSLSGQLECDVILPTSPNAFSSGEQLAALLEQPRNHDLTVYERGADNCVINIGTASLV
- the Dgo gene encoding ankyrin repeat domain containing protein 6 diego isoform X1 translates to MAEKLREAAARGDVARVARLLDEDIKPLPDENGRSPLLLAAAGGHVDVCETLLLREIDVNAADNTGVTALQRTATEGHLEVVELLLKHGGDVARQDNVHGNSALHEASWRGYSRTVAALAKALGTQRAPLHARNLAGFAPLHLACQNGHNQSCRELLLAGCNPDLQNNYGDTPLHTSARYGHAGVTRILISALCRVSDQNKNGDTALHIAAAMGRRKLTRILLEAGCDRSLRNKQGETAKDIARRKNLQEILEIIGKARSKSRTRSKSREEESTPATLDKVDGKSSSKNEKKREKTGSGTSGSRDSCTKKEKKKHKSSAKQNKVHFEKAVMGRQWSPYGCHYYPDPEAFPQPRLDSLPPDPLGRGEQYYLDLAGNIRKGPVGVGYTCYCAPFFRHMEAKLERDKAELKAHIDQAHERLDLKVANLERRTRGQISELTRCVAAERSRCDERHMHLQQRLSRGGKGRHSERPAKATFNNDQQFPPARARSLEDLLDDRPHDRSFEIPGETPIHRGSLDDLDIPAIPRLSKSMRDLPSGSGVSRSTLRVLDVPARLNETFDGVIKQDRSSPLGAASSPSIGSRQQVHQQRQDLSSRDHGINSCQDESSATRKNEDASNEWKSSGRRSVHEMIKRFQQVPGMHNGWRGPRSGSSEPTSPEHSQCSQNQRVQPQGGVGNSWRGEGNDSESSEGDEDEQPEALSGGISGKGVISEHVHYDSIARMPYRSRNAVYSPTPPLHDAHNDSGYSTRMYGSSKGASPSLSGQLECDVILPTSPNAFSSGEQLAALLEQPRNHDLTVYERGADNCVINIGTASLV